The following coding sequences lie in one Kitasatospora azatica KCTC 9699 genomic window:
- a CDS encoding maleylpyruvate isomerase family mycothiol-dependent enzyme: MTSPTPTTDLRPATRNWSLIHAERAALSADLAELTEQQWATQSLCDRFTVREVLAHMTAGASLNPVRWMAGVIRCRFDFDRQVAMRLAEHLGAGPAETLARFRRVTTSTTKPPLPIVAMLGETIVHGEDIRRPLGIERDYPVTTLTTVADYYHGSDLPVFAKSRVHGLRLTATDGPFTAGAGPRVSGTTLALVMAMVGRAAYCEELDGDGVATLRERHATA; this comes from the coding sequence ATGACATCACCGACACCGACGACCGACCTTCGACCCGCGACCCGCAACTGGTCGCTGATCCACGCCGAGCGGGCCGCGTTGTCCGCCGACCTCGCAGAGCTGACCGAGCAACAGTGGGCCACCCAGTCGCTGTGTGACCGGTTCACCGTTCGCGAGGTGCTCGCGCACATGACCGCCGGGGCCAGCCTCAACCCGGTGCGGTGGATGGCGGGTGTCATCCGCTGCCGCTTCGACTTCGACCGGCAGGTCGCCATGCGGCTGGCCGAGCACCTGGGCGCCGGCCCGGCCGAGACACTCGCGCGATTCCGCCGGGTGACCACCAGCACGACCAAGCCGCCCCTTCCGATCGTGGCGATGCTCGGCGAAACCATCGTGCACGGGGAGGACATCCGCCGGCCGCTCGGCATCGAGCGCGACTACCCCGTCACCACCCTGACCACCGTAGCCGACTACTACCACGGCTCTGACCTGCCCGTATTCGCCAAAAGTCGCGTCCATGGCCTGCGGCTGACGGCCACCGACGGTCCGTTCACCGCCGGTGCCGGGCCACGGGTGTCCGGCACTACCTTGGCGCTGGTCATGGCCATGGTCGGCCGTGCGGCCTACTGCGAGGAACTCGACGGCGACGGCGTCGCCACCCTGCGCGAGCGCCACGCAACGGCTTGA
- a CDS encoding amino acid ABC transporter ATP-binding protein — MSARGVVKRFGGVPVLNGISMDVRAREVVVMVGPSGSGKTTFLRCLNHLERIDEGEILIHGRPVGYRPRPSGSDRLVEERPKVVAQRRRNIGFVFQRFNLFPHLTALDNVAVAPTKTLGMPKAEAREQAQALLARVGLAHKASSRPSALSGGQQQRVAIARALAMKPELMLFDEPTSALDPEMVGEVIAVMKELVDDGMTMIVVTHEMGFARSAADRLVMFDQGAVLEEGPPEQLMTDPAHDRTRAFLRRINEGG, encoded by the coding sequence ATGTCGGCGCGCGGGGTGGTCAAGCGCTTCGGCGGCGTCCCGGTGCTGAACGGCATCTCCATGGACGTCCGGGCCCGCGAGGTCGTGGTCATGGTGGGGCCGTCCGGGTCCGGCAAGACCACGTTCCTCCGCTGTCTCAACCACCTGGAACGCATCGACGAGGGCGAGATCCTCATCCACGGCCGCCCGGTCGGCTACCGGCCGCGGCCGTCCGGCTCCGATCGGCTGGTGGAGGAGCGGCCGAAGGTGGTGGCGCAGCGCCGCCGCAACATCGGTTTCGTCTTCCAGCGCTTCAACCTCTTTCCCCACCTGACGGCGCTCGACAACGTGGCCGTCGCGCCGACGAAAACCCTCGGCATGCCGAAAGCCGAGGCCAGGGAGCAGGCGCAGGCCCTCCTGGCGAGAGTCGGCCTCGCACACAAGGCGTCGTCGCGGCCGTCAGCACTGTCCGGCGGCCAGCAGCAGCGCGTCGCCATCGCCCGCGCCCTCGCCATGAAGCCGGAGCTGATGCTGTTCGACGAACCGACGAGCGCCCTCGACCCCGAGATGGTCGGCGAGGTCATCGCCGTGATGAAGGAACTCGTCGACGACGGCATGACGATGATCGTCGTCACCCACGAGATGGGCTTCGCCCGCTCGGCCGCGGACCGGCTGGTCATGTTCGACCAGGGGGCCGTCCTGGAGGAGGGCCCTCCTGAGCAGCTCATGACCGACCCCGCCCACGACCGCACGCGCGCCTTCCTGCGCCGCATCAACGAGGGCGGCTGA
- a CDS encoding DUF6629 family protein has product MCWSAQADMVAGGVVAGVGLLCLARVRRSGHAERLPLGVLPLLLGVHQLIEAFVRLGADGELSAGPAGVARTIWAAIALPLLPVLVPAAVWCAATEPGHPAGPGRRRVLAGITLLGTAVAAPLLWAVATHPVRATVQGHTISYGIGVPHPAVLLTGYLLATVGSLLLSGDRSLRHLGLLTGAGAAGCALLSRLAFLSTWCALAALFSMLLLRWAGRPSYATQATGR; this is encoded by the coding sequence ATGTGCTGGAGCGCACAGGCCGACATGGTGGCCGGCGGGGTGGTCGCGGGCGTCGGCCTGCTCTGCCTGGCCCGCGTCCGGCGCTCCGGCCACGCGGAACGGCTGCCGCTCGGCGTACTGCCGCTGCTCCTGGGCGTACACCAGCTGATCGAGGCGTTCGTCCGGCTCGGCGCGGACGGTGAACTGTCCGCCGGGCCCGCAGGCGTGGCGCGGACCATCTGGGCAGCGATCGCCCTGCCGCTCCTGCCCGTCCTGGTCCCCGCCGCCGTGTGGTGCGCGGCCACCGAACCTGGCCACCCGGCCGGACCAGGCCGGCGCCGCGTGCTCGCGGGCATCACCCTGCTCGGCACGGCTGTCGCGGCGCCGCTCCTGTGGGCTGTCGCCACTCACCCGGTGAGGGCCACCGTGCAAGGCCACACGATCAGTTACGGCATCGGCGTCCCGCACCCGGCGGTCCTGCTGACCGGCTATCTCCTCGCCACTGTCGGTTCCCTCCTGCTGAGCGGTGATCGTTCACTCCGTCACCTCGGCCTGCTGACCGGAGCGGGTGCTGCGGGTTGCGCACTGCTGTCGCGGCTCGCCTTCCTCTCCACCTGGTGCGCGCTGGCGGCGCTGTTCAGCATGCTGCTGCTCCGCTGGGCGGGCCGCCCGTCGTACGCGACCCAGGCGACTGGGCGGTAG
- a CDS encoding VOC family protein — protein sequence MSSTDRPHLPAWFDISTPDAPRARRFYQELFDWSVNSLDATYALVADGDGRPSGGIGQAGPDSPYTGLVAYFPVDDVDTALARAEQLGATRVLAPIDTPVSRIAVFTDPDGNHVGLVSR from the coding sequence ATGAGCTCGACCGACCGCCCGCACCTGCCCGCCTGGTTCGACATCTCCACCCCCGACGCCCCGCGCGCGCGACGCTTCTACCAGGAACTCTTCGACTGGTCGGTCAACAGCCTCGACGCGACCTACGCACTGGTCGCCGACGGCGACGGCCGGCCGTCGGGCGGGATCGGCCAGGCCGGCCCGGACAGTCCGTACACCGGGCTCGTCGCCTATTTCCCGGTCGACGACGTCGATACCGCGCTCGCCCGCGCCGAGCAGCTCGGCGCGACCCGCGTCCTTGCCCCGATTGACACGCCCGTCAGCCGTATCGCCGTGTTCACCGATCCCGACGGCAACCACGTCGGCCTGGTCAGCCGTTGA
- a CDS encoding polysaccharide deacetylase family protein — MPDTPQATRSRTTAPPQSPATAVPRSGRRRPTVALTFDDGPHPESTLELLATLVAAGHRATFFVCGQQAERHPELLLALDAAGMWIGNHSYSHAHLTGLDRAAVAQELGRTQRIVRELTGTAPTLFRPPYGETDLEVRAAAAAEGLTEVLWTTDTRDWAGAPAAEIAAVAGQAPAGAVVLLHDGRSATVGALPAILRAWSARGLVPGAVTRT; from the coding sequence GTGCCCGACACCCCGCAGGCCACCAGGTCTCGCACAACGGCACCCCCACAGTCACCGGCGACGGCCGTTCCCCGCAGCGGCCGTCGCCGGCCCACCGTCGCGCTCACCTTCGACGACGGGCCGCACCCGGAGTCGACGCTCGAGCTGCTCGCCACGCTGGTCGCGGCGGGCCACCGGGCCACCTTCTTCGTCTGCGGTCAACAGGCCGAGCGGCACCCCGAGTTGCTGCTCGCCCTGGACGCGGCCGGGATGTGGATCGGGAACCACAGCTACTCGCACGCACACCTGACCGGGCTCGACCGAGCGGCCGTGGCCCAGGAGCTCGGGCGCACCCAGCGCATCGTCCGGGAGCTCACCGGAACCGCGCCCACCCTGTTCCGCCCGCCCTACGGCGAGACCGACCTGGAGGTCCGCGCAGCCGCCGCGGCCGAGGGGCTCACCGAGGTGCTCTGGACCACGGACACCCGCGACTGGGCGGGAGCGCCGGCAGCGGAGATCGCGGCCGTCGCGGGCCAGGCACCGGCGGGCGCCGTGGTGCTGCTCCACGACGGCCGCTCGGCCACGGTCGGCGCACTGCCCGCGATCCTGCGAGCCTGGTCCGCCCGGGGCCTGGTGCCGGGGGCGGTGACTCGGACGTAG
- a CDS encoding ROK family transcriptional regulator, producing MKAGPSQEEVRQHNLGALLRHVHFDGPTSRTVLATRLGLNRSTILGLVGDLTAAGLVREELPQETGRAGRPSLVVKPESTHVHVLAADVGVERLAAALIGLGGVFLDRRECPWPDGRPQDPARVAAILAGFAHEMLARAPAGSSCVGVAVAVRGIVRHPDGLVSLTPNMGWKDIDFAGAFADRLRLDVPVLVANEANLGALAEHRRGVGRGSQNLVYLHGEIGIGAGVITDGELLRGERGYAGEIGHMNVNPYQGRPCGCGAHGCLEAEAGERALLEAAGRDGRVTGVDAVRSVVTAADHGDVTARAALHRVGDWLGIGIANLVNLFDPDLVILGGTLRDVFLGSAAQVRSRINTNALAAVRENLRLRVSELGGDTVLIGAAELAFSEVLTRPLETLTRLSEQRRARPVALSPSSPEN from the coding sequence ATGAAAGCCGGTCCTTCCCAGGAAGAGGTCCGCCAGCACAATCTGGGTGCCCTGCTGCGCCACGTCCACTTCGACGGGCCCACCTCGCGAACCGTCCTGGCGACCCGGCTCGGCCTCAACCGCAGCACCATTCTGGGTCTGGTCGGCGATCTGACGGCTGCGGGCCTGGTCCGCGAGGAGTTGCCGCAGGAAACCGGCCGGGCCGGGCGGCCCTCGCTGGTCGTGAAGCCGGAGTCCACTCACGTCCACGTCCTGGCGGCGGACGTGGGCGTGGAGCGCCTGGCGGCGGCCCTCATCGGACTCGGCGGCGTGTTCCTGGACCGGCGCGAGTGCCCATGGCCCGACGGGCGCCCGCAGGACCCCGCGCGAGTGGCCGCCATCCTCGCGGGGTTCGCCCACGAGATGCTGGCTCGCGCACCGGCCGGCAGTTCGTGCGTCGGCGTCGCCGTGGCGGTGCGCGGCATCGTCCGCCACCCCGACGGGCTGGTCAGTCTCACCCCCAACATGGGCTGGAAGGACATCGACTTCGCCGGTGCGTTCGCCGACCGGCTCCGCCTGGACGTCCCGGTCCTGGTCGCGAACGAAGCCAATCTCGGCGCGCTCGCCGAGCATCGGCGCGGCGTCGGCCGCGGCAGCCAGAACCTCGTCTACCTCCACGGCGAGATCGGGATCGGCGCCGGAGTGATCACCGACGGTGAACTCCTGCGCGGCGAGCGCGGATACGCCGGCGAGATCGGCCACATGAACGTCAACCCCTACCAGGGACGGCCGTGCGGCTGCGGCGCCCACGGCTGCCTGGAGGCCGAGGCAGGTGAGCGCGCCCTCCTGGAAGCCGCCGGTCGGGACGGCCGCGTCACCGGGGTCGACGCCGTACGGTCGGTGGTCACCGCCGCCGACCACGGAGACGTCACCGCGCGTGCGGCCCTGCACCGCGTCGGAGACTGGCTCGGCATCGGCATCGCGAACCTCGTCAACCTCTTCGATCCGGACCTGGTCATCCTCGGTGGCACCCTCCGGGACGTCTTCCTCGGATCCGCCGCACAGGTGCGCAGCCGGATCAACACCAATGCCCTTGCCGCGGTGCGGGAGAACCTGCGGCTGCGGGTCAGCGAACTCGGCGGTGACACCGTCCTGATCGGCGCCGCCGAACTGGCGTTCTCCGAGGTGCTCACTCGACCGCTGGAGACCCTCACCCGCCTCTCGGAGCAACGCCGGGCCCGTCCCGTGGCGCTGAGCCCGTCCTCGCCCGAGAACTGA
- a CDS encoding sugar ABC transporter permease gives MTAAVAPQKPERPNRPADSEEGRSSTARLGDVGRSYLDQVRAGELGALPAVAGLVVLCVFFALLRPVFLSNLNFANLLTQSSGSIAIAMGLVFVLLLGEIDLSAGYASGVCAAVLAILLTNHGWPWYAAVAAAMVTGAVIGLLIGTLVAKVGIPSFVVTLAAFLGFQGVVLILLKEGTNVSVKDPTILAIANDNLSPVLGWVLLAGCAACYAALQLRRSRDRIGRGLAGTPVALLAIRTGAVVVLGGAAVYLLNQERSRNVIVSSLKGVPIVVPVIGALLVLGTFTLQRTGFGLHIYAVGGSPEAARRAGINVAFIRIAAFVICSCLAAVGGIIAASRGNSVDPNTGGSNVLLLAVGSAVIGGTSLFGGRGRVVDAVLGGLVVAVIQNGMGLMGYSSGVKYAVTGSVLLVAAGVDAMSRRRSAQR, from the coding sequence ATGACCGCCGCCGTCGCCCCCCAGAAGCCCGAGCGGCCGAACCGGCCCGCCGACTCCGAGGAGGGCCGGTCCTCGACCGCCCGCTTGGGGGACGTCGGCCGCAGCTACCTCGACCAGGTGCGCGCGGGCGAGCTCGGCGCCCTTCCCGCCGTCGCCGGCCTGGTCGTCCTGTGCGTGTTCTTCGCCCTCCTGCGCCCGGTCTTCCTGTCCAACCTGAACTTCGCCAACCTGCTCACCCAGAGCTCGGGCAGCATAGCCATCGCCATGGGCCTGGTCTTCGTCCTGCTCCTGGGCGAGATCGACCTGTCAGCCGGATACGCCAGTGGTGTCTGCGCCGCGGTCCTGGCCATCCTGCTGACCAACCACGGCTGGCCCTGGTACGCCGCGGTGGCCGCCGCCATGGTGACCGGCGCGGTCATCGGCCTGCTCATCGGCACGCTCGTCGCCAAGGTCGGCATCCCCTCCTTCGTGGTGACGCTGGCCGCGTTCCTCGGCTTCCAGGGCGTCGTACTGATCCTGCTGAAGGAGGGTACGAATGTTTCGGTCAAGGACCCGACCATCCTGGCCATCGCGAACGACAACCTCAGCCCCGTCCTCGGCTGGGTCCTGCTGGCCGGCTGCGCCGCCTGCTACGCCGCCCTGCAACTGCGCCGCAGCCGCGACCGGATCGGCCGGGGCCTGGCCGGAACCCCGGTGGCGCTCCTCGCCATCCGGACCGGCGCCGTCGTCGTGCTCGGGGGCGCGGCCGTGTACCTGCTCAACCAGGAACGCAGCCGCAACGTCATCGTCAGCTCCCTCAAGGGCGTGCCCATCGTCGTGCCCGTGATCGGGGCCCTCCTCGTGCTCGGGACGTTCACTCTGCAGCGGACCGGCTTCGGCCTGCACATCTACGCCGTGGGCGGCAGCCCCGAAGCCGCCCGCCGGGCCGGGATCAACGTCGCCTTCATCCGCATTGCCGCCTTCGTCATCTGCTCCTGCCTGGCGGCCGTCGGTGGCATCATCGCCGCCTCCCGGGGCAACTCCGTGGACCCCAACACCGGCGGGAGCAACGTCCTGCTGCTCGCCGTCGGCAGCGCCGTCATCGGCGGCACGAGCCTGTTCGGCGGTCGCGGCCGCGTCGTCGACGCCGTGCTGGGCGGCCTGGTCGTCGCGGTGATCCAGAACGGCATGGGCCTGATGGGGTACTCCTCAGGCGTCAAGTACGCTGTCACGGGATCGGTTCTGCTGGTGGCCGCCGGCGTGGACGCCATGTCCCGCCGCCGCTCAGCCCAACGATGA
- a CDS encoding sigma-70 family RNA polymerase sigma factor, whose translation MDEISSGRLADGTGEASGQRAQDADLARARDGDDAAFTRLLAPLRRELHAHCYRMLGSVHDADDAVQEALVRAWRGLARFEGRSTLRTWLYTVATRVCLDMVDARGKRALPMDLGPSSEHAVLDQVPRTEVAWLGPYPDAGLPHEPAGPEARYEQREAVELAFVAACQHLPGNQRAALLLFDVLGFTAAEIAAMMDTSTTSVNSALARARRVLAGRLPARTQRETLHSVGGARARTLATGFASALERGDAEALIALLTEDVTWSMPPLPHWYHGIDAVCDFAVQVPITRCPSWRHQLTSANGQPAVGFYLGADPAHPHHAWAIAVLTLRDDRIAEITSFLDPGLFRLFGLPGTMA comes from the coding sequence GTGGACGAGATTTCTTCCGGTCGGCTCGCGGACGGCACCGGCGAGGCGAGTGGGCAGCGCGCTCAGGACGCCGATCTGGCCCGCGCCCGTGACGGGGACGATGCCGCGTTCACCCGGCTACTGGCACCGTTGCGCCGGGAGCTGCACGCCCACTGCTACCGGATGCTCGGTTCCGTTCACGACGCCGACGACGCGGTGCAGGAGGCGCTGGTGCGCGCCTGGCGAGGACTGGCGCGGTTCGAAGGCCGCAGCACCCTGCGCACATGGCTGTACACCGTGGCCACCCGTGTCTGCCTGGACATGGTCGACGCCCGCGGCAAGCGGGCTCTGCCGATGGACCTGGGTCCGTCCAGCGAGCACGCCGTGCTCGACCAGGTTCCGCGCACCGAGGTCGCCTGGCTCGGTCCCTACCCCGATGCCGGTCTCCCGCACGAGCCCGCCGGACCGGAGGCCCGCTACGAGCAGCGCGAGGCGGTTGAGCTGGCGTTCGTCGCCGCATGCCAGCATCTGCCGGGCAACCAGCGGGCGGCGCTGCTGCTGTTCGACGTCCTCGGGTTCACGGCAGCCGAGATCGCCGCCATGATGGACACCTCCACCACCTCGGTGAACTCCGCACTCGCCCGCGCCCGTCGCGTCCTCGCGGGCAGGCTTCCCGCCCGCACCCAGCGGGAGACGCTGCACTCCGTCGGCGGCGCGCGAGCGCGGACGCTGGCGACCGGATTCGCCAGCGCGTTGGAACGCGGCGACGCCGAGGCCCTGATCGCGCTCCTCACCGAGGACGTCACCTGGTCGATGCCGCCGCTGCCGCACTGGTACCACGGCATCGACGCCGTCTGCGACTTCGCCGTTCAGGTGCCCATCACCCGTTGCCCGAGCTGGCGGCACCAGCTGACCAGCGCGAACGGCCAGCCGGCCGTCGGGTTCTACCTCGGCGCCGACCCCGCGCACCCGCACCACGCGTGGGCGATCGCGGTGCTGACCCTGCGCGACGACCGGATCGCGGAGATCACCTCGTTCCTCGACCCCGGCCTCTTCCGACTGTTCGGTCTGCCCGGCACCATGGCCTGA
- a CDS encoding ATP-binding cassette domain-containing protein, giving the protein MTETPTLELRGIDKSFGPVQVLHDIAFSAYAGEVTALVGDNGAGKSTLVKCIGGIHPSDAGDYLFDGRPVQVHSPRDAAALGVEIVYQDLALCDNLDIVQNMFLGREKRRGMVLDDSTMEEMAAATLRGLSVRTVKSLRQKVSSLSGGQRQTVAIAKAVLWNSKLVVLDEPTAALGVAQTAQVLELVRRLADNGLAVVLISHNMNDVFAVSDRIAALHLGRMAAQVKASDVTHAQVVELITSGRSGNLGPRTTPNGAAV; this is encoded by the coding sequence ATGACAGAGACACCGACTCTCGAGTTGCGCGGGATCGACAAGAGCTTCGGCCCCGTCCAGGTCCTGCACGACATCGCGTTCAGCGCCTACGCGGGGGAGGTCACCGCACTCGTCGGCGACAACGGCGCGGGCAAGTCGACGCTCGTCAAGTGCATCGGCGGCATCCACCCCAGCGACGCAGGGGACTACCTGTTCGACGGGCGGCCGGTTCAGGTGCACAGCCCGCGCGACGCCGCCGCGCTCGGCGTGGAGATCGTCTACCAGGACCTCGCACTGTGCGACAACCTCGACATCGTGCAGAACATGTTCCTGGGGCGGGAGAAGCGTCGCGGCATGGTCCTCGACGACTCGACCATGGAGGAGATGGCCGCCGCGACGCTCCGGGGACTCTCGGTGCGCACGGTCAAGTCCCTTCGCCAGAAGGTCTCCAGCCTCTCCGGCGGCCAGCGCCAGACCGTCGCCATCGCCAAGGCAGTGCTGTGGAACAGCAAGCTCGTGGTCCTTGACGAGCCCACCGCGGCCCTGGGCGTCGCCCAGACCGCGCAGGTCCTGGAACTCGTGCGTCGGCTGGCCGACAACGGCCTGGCCGTCGTGCTCATCTCGCACAACATGAACGACGTCTTCGCGGTCTCCGACCGGATAGCCGCACTGCACCTCGGGCGGATGGCCGCCCAGGTCAAGGCCTCCGACGTGACACACGCACAGGTCGTCGAACTGATCACCTCGGGCCGCAGCGGCAACCTCGGCCCTCGGACCACCCCCAACGGAGCCGCCGTATGA
- a CDS encoding sugar ABC transporter substrate-binding protein gives MRKGLLFATAALSAALLSTVTACGSSSSGTGSASAKKPKIGVILPDSKSSVRWETADRPYLAAAFKAAGVDYDIQNAEGDKQTFQTIADQMITSGVNVLIIVNLDSGTGKAVLDKAKTQGVATIDYDRLTLGGSAQYYVSFDNTQVGKLQGQGLTKCLGDMGAKNPVVAELNGSPTDNNATLFANGYNSVLDPLYASGTYTKGPNQSVPDWDSAQAQTIFEQMNTSQPNIGGVLAANDGLANAAIAVLRKNHRNGQVPITGQDATVQGLQNILAGDQCMTVYKAVKKEADAVSALAVSLAGGKKGQTSATVHDPTGNRDVPSALLTPEAVFKDNIQDVITDGFVTKAQLCTGDYDALCTKAGIK, from the coding sequence ATGCGCAAGGGGCTCCTGTTCGCCACCGCCGCCCTGTCAGCGGCCCTGCTCTCCACGGTCACCGCCTGCGGCTCCTCGAGCTCCGGTACCGGCTCGGCGAGCGCCAAGAAGCCGAAGATCGGCGTGATCCTGCCGGACAGCAAGTCGTCCGTCCGCTGGGAGACCGCGGACCGGCCGTACCTCGCGGCGGCCTTCAAGGCCGCCGGTGTGGACTACGACATCCAGAACGCCGAGGGCGACAAGCAGACGTTCCAGACGATCGCCGACCAGATGATCACCAGCGGCGTGAACGTGCTGATCATCGTCAACCTCGACAGCGGAACCGGCAAGGCCGTCCTGGACAAGGCCAAGACCCAGGGCGTGGCCACCATCGACTACGACCGGCTCACCCTCGGCGGCTCCGCCCAGTACTACGTCAGCTTCGACAACACCCAGGTCGGCAAGCTCCAGGGGCAGGGCCTGACGAAGTGTCTGGGCGACATGGGCGCCAAGAACCCCGTCGTGGCCGAACTCAACGGCTCTCCGACGGACAACAACGCCACCTTGTTCGCCAACGGCTACAACAGCGTGCTGGACCCGCTGTACGCCTCCGGGACGTACACCAAGGGCCCCAACCAGTCGGTGCCCGACTGGGACAGCGCCCAGGCGCAGACGATCTTCGAGCAGATGAACACCAGTCAGCCGAACATCGGCGGGGTGCTCGCGGCCAACGACGGTCTGGCCAACGCGGCCATCGCCGTGCTGCGCAAGAACCACCGCAACGGGCAGGTGCCGATCACCGGTCAGGACGCCACGGTGCAGGGCCTGCAGAACATCCTGGCCGGCGACCAGTGCATGACCGTCTACAAGGCCGTGAAGAAGGAGGCCGACGCGGTGTCAGCCCTCGCGGTCTCGCTGGCCGGTGGCAAGAAGGGCCAGACCAGCGCCACCGTCCACGACCCGACGGGCAACCGCGACGTCCCGTCGGCGCTGCTGACACCCGAAGCCGTCTTCAAGGACAACATCCAGGACGTCATCACCGACGGCTTCGTCACCAAGGCGCAGCTGTGCACCGGCGACTACGACGCGCTGTGCACGAAGGCCGGCATCAAGTAG